A region of the Stieleria neptunia genome:
CGCGCTTTGCGGCTCGACCGTTAATTGCGACCAATAATTCCACACGGGTGGGTGGGAACGCTGTAAATCCTTGGCCCGTTGAATTAACTTCGGCCGTGACCCGCATCTGTCGGGTGACGTCCGGCTCCGACTCAGGTACCAAGTTTTGAATATTGTCTACGTAACTTCCGAAGCAGTACCGTTGGCGAAAACGGGCGGGCTGGCCGACGTCTGCGGCACGCTGCCCCGCGAAGTCGCCGCGTTGGGACATCGCTGTGCCGTGATTCTGCCGGCGTTTCGCAGTGTTTACCGGGCCGGTCTCAAGATCGACACGACCGATATCAGTTTTGCCATCCCGATGTCGCCCGGAAAGCTGGTGGGGGGAAGGCTGTTGCGGTGTCTGCTGCCGGACAGCAACGTGGTGGTTTGGCTGATCGACCAGCCCCAGTACTTCGACCGCGAATCACTCTACGGGGACGAACTCGGCGATTATCGGGACAATGCCGAACGCTTCACCTTCTTTTGCCGCGCCGCGCTGGCCGCCCTGTCGCGGATCGAGATGGACGTCGATGTGCTGCATTGCAACGACTGGCAATCCGGATTGATCCCCGCGTTGCTGCAGGCATCCCCGAAAGCCTTCGGGACGCTCGGCAAGGCCGCGACCTTGATGACCATTCACAACATGGCCTACCAGGGGCAGTTTCATCGTGACGCGTTCGGCTGGACGGGCTTGGATTGGAAACACTTCACCCACGAGTCCTTTGAGTACTACGGACAGCTCAACTTTCTGAAAACCGGAATCGTCAGCGCGGACCATGTCACCACCGTCAGTCCGCGTTATGCGATGGAGATCTGTACGCCCCAGCACGGCTGTGGTCTGGATGGCGTGCTTGCGTCAAAGGGTGGGCGAGTGACCGGCATCACCAATGGGATCGATGAGACCGTTTGGAATCCGGCGACCGATGTTCACCTGAGCGCAAATTACGACGCCAACAACTGGCCCTCGGGAAAAGTCGCCAACAAGCGTTCGCTGCAGCTCGAATTCGGGCTCGAAGAATCAGCCGACGTGCCGATGATCGGGTTGGTGGGGCGTTTAGCCGAACAGAAAGGATGGGATTTGATTCTGCCGGTGATTCGGCAACATGTTCAAGAAGGCCGACCGACGCAATGGATGATACTCGGCAGCGGTGACAAACAGATCGAAGCCGAGTTGACCGCGTTGGCGGCACAGGCGCCCCAGCAGGTCGCCGCACACATCGGCTTTCACGACGCCTTGGCGCACCGGATTGAAGCCGGTGCGGATCTGTTTGTGATGCCCAGTCACTACGAGCCTTGTGGACTGAATCAACTGTACAGTCTCCGTTACGGAACGATACCCATTGTTACCGCGACGGGCGGGTTGGCCGATACGGTGGTCGACACGACTTCCGAAACCTTGTCCAACGAAACGGCGACCGGATTCCAACTGCGCGAGGTTTCCCCGCGCGGACTGGACGAAGCGATCGGTCGAGCCTTGAAATTGCGATATCACGATCAAAAAATTTGGAATAATTTGGTGCAGCGGGCGATGGACGCTGACTGGTCTTGGAGGAAAAGTGCATACCAGTATGTAGAGCTTTACGACAACGCAGTTTCCCTTAAGAGGGGCAAGCCTCTCGTGCCAAAATGAGGGCCGGCAGACGATTTTATTTTTTTGGCCAGAGAAGACTGGAAATTGCTCAGAAATTGGTAGAGTGAGGAAAGTCGGGTCCGCAAACAGCACTCCCAATCTGGATGACTTGGGACGGCTCAAGTGGACGAGAGGCTGATGGACAGACAA
Encoded here:
- the glgA gene encoding glycogen synthase GlgA, with protein sequence MNIVYVTSEAVPLAKTGGLADVCGTLPREVAALGHRCAVILPAFRSVYRAGLKIDTTDISFAIPMSPGKLVGGRLLRCLLPDSNVVVWLIDQPQYFDRESLYGDELGDYRDNAERFTFFCRAALAALSRIEMDVDVLHCNDWQSGLIPALLQASPKAFGTLGKAATLMTIHNMAYQGQFHRDAFGWTGLDWKHFTHESFEYYGQLNFLKTGIVSADHVTTVSPRYAMEICTPQHGCGLDGVLASKGGRVTGITNGIDETVWNPATDVHLSANYDANNWPSGKVANKRSLQLEFGLEESADVPMIGLVGRLAEQKGWDLILPVIRQHVQEGRPTQWMILGSGDKQIEAELTALAAQAPQQVAAHIGFHDALAHRIEAGADLFVMPSHYEPCGLNQLYSLRYGTIPIVTATGGLADTVVDTTSETLSNETATGFQLREVSPRGLDEAIGRALKLRYHDQKIWNNLVQRAMDADWSWRKSAYQYVELYDNAVSLKRGKPLVPK